One window of Acanthochromis polyacanthus isolate Apoly-LR-REF ecotype Palm Island chromosome 19, KAUST_Apoly_ChrSc, whole genome shotgun sequence genomic DNA carries:
- the tha1 gene encoding threonine aldolase 1, translating to MSLKTFSCRLLGKFLNHGVVASSKPFQVGNASASVLLRSATRGYYNTGKTRDPGPGSAAHIRVVDLRSDTVTKPGPAMRRAMAEAEVGDDVMGEDPTVNELQKIAADMFGMEAALFVPSGSMGNLIAVMVHCRERGDEMIVGDLCHIHIYEQGSSAQLAGVHSTTVTTLPDGTFNLDQLESKIRHGYPDPHYPRSRLICLENTHNIQGGRVLPLSFLQEVRALADGYGLSVHMDGARVMNAAVAQGVPPSTILQHTHTVSACLSKGLGAPVGSMLAGPRDFISKALRCRKALGGGTRQAGILAAAGKISLQDMVGRLVEDHHNARTFAQALLDCPSPLFSVDMAAVETNILRFRLQDPNLSPQEFCARMAQVGEGEEAALGQGIRVLMFPHVENSIRAVWHLGISPEDTQLAIQKMQFVASQHFKEKVKAK from the exons ATGTCGTTGAAAACattttcctgcaggttgttgggTAAATTTCTGAACCACGGTGTCGTCGCTTCAAGCAAACCGTTTCAAGTGGGAAATGCATCGGCCTCTGTGCTGCTCCGGAGCGCGACCAGAGGCTACTACAACACCGGGAAGACCAGGGACCCCGGACCGGGCAGCGCGGCCCACATACGGGTTGTGGACCTCCGCAGCGACACGGTGACGAAGCCCGGTCCGGCGATGAGACGAGCCATGGCGGAGGCCGAGGTCGGAGATGATGTGATGGGAGAAGACCCGACGGTGAACG AGTTACAGAAAATTGCAGCTGATATGTTTGGAATGGAGGCCGCCCTGTTTGTGCCTTCTGGAAGCATGGGAAATCTCATCGCAG TGATGGTGCACTGCAGGGAGCGAGGTGATGAGATGATTGTGGGTGATCTGTGCCACATACACATCTATGAGCAAGGTAGCAGCGCACAG TTGGCTGGTGTCCACTCCACCACAGTGACCACCCTCCCTGATGGGACATTTAACTTGGATCAGCTGGAGTCAAAGATCCGTCACGGTTATCCAGACCCCCACTATCCCCGATCACGCCTCATATGTTTGGAGAACACACACAATATTCAGGGAGGACGAGTGCTGCCTCTGTCCTTCCTGCaggag GTCCGTGCTTTAGCAGATGGATATGGTCTGTCTGTTCACATGGATGGAGCCAGAGTGATGAACGCTGCTGTGGCCCAAGGTGTTCCTCCATCCACCAtcctgcagcacacacacaccgtcaGCGCATGTCTCTCCAAG GGTTTAGGTGCTCCTGTGGGTAGCATGCTGGCTGGGCCTCGGGATTTTATATCTAAAGCGCTGCGTTGTCGTAAAGCCCTGGGTGGAGGAACGCGGCAGGCTGGGATACTCGCAGCAGCTGGAAAAATATCTTTGCAAGACATGGTGGGAAGGCTGGTGGAGGATCACCACAATGCAAGAACCTTTGCTCAAG CTCTGCTCGACTGCCcatctcctctgttctctgtggaCATGGCTGCTGTGGAGACAAACATCCTACGTTTCCGTCTGCAGGATCCCAATTTGAGTCCTCAGGAGTTCTGTGCCCGCATGGCTCAGgttggagagggagaggaggctGCACTGGGGCAGGGGATAAGAGTTCTCATGTTTCCTCATGTTGAAAACTCCATCAGGGCCGTGTGGCATCTTGGGATATCACCTGAAGACACCCAGCTCGCCATCCAGAAAATGCAATTTGTGGCCTCTCAgcactttaaagaaaaagtcAAGGCCAAATGA